A window of Tautonia marina contains these coding sequences:
- a CDS encoding enolase C-terminal domain-like protein: MSHVRVMNDLQGPVQCLDLNTRIDRLSAWAYRIPTETPESDGTLTWDATTMVLVEVSAAGQTGIGYTYSDASAADVCRRVLGPAVSGQDAMQIPSCWQAMRLAVRNMGRSGIAATAISAVDVALWDLKGRLLGVSLSDLIGLSRSSIPAYASGGFTSQTPDELRTQLGGWAAEGYAMVKMKVGRDPETDVGRVRAAREAIGPEVALFVDANGAYSRKQALSLAESFGEQGVCYFEEPVSSDDREGLAMLRNRVPARMDIAAGEYAFDEFDMLQLLRDGAVDLLQADATRCLGISGFLRAGVLAETFQVPLSAHCAPSLHSPLCCAVVGAVHAEDFFDHARIETRVFEGAPRPDRGVLRPDRTRPGLGLEFRRADAEPFAI; encoded by the coding sequence ATGAGTCATGTTCGTGTTATGAACGATCTGCAAGGGCCTGTGCAATGCCTCGACCTGAACACCCGGATCGATCGTCTGAGTGCCTGGGCCTACCGGATTCCCACCGAGACGCCCGAGTCGGATGGCACCCTGACATGGGACGCGACGACGATGGTGCTGGTCGAGGTCTCGGCCGCCGGTCAGACGGGCATTGGATATACGTATAGCGATGCATCGGCCGCTGACGTGTGCCGCCGGGTGCTCGGCCCGGCTGTCTCGGGGCAGGATGCCATGCAAATCCCTTCGTGCTGGCAGGCCATGCGCCTGGCGGTGCGGAACATGGGACGCTCGGGGATCGCGGCCACGGCGATCTCGGCGGTGGATGTTGCCCTCTGGGACCTGAAGGGGCGGCTGCTGGGCGTCTCGCTGTCGGATCTGATCGGCCTGAGCCGATCGAGCATCCCCGCGTATGCGAGCGGCGGGTTCACGTCGCAGACCCCGGACGAATTGAGGACTCAGCTCGGCGGCTGGGCGGCCGAGGGCTATGCGATGGTCAAGATGAAGGTCGGCCGCGATCCCGAGACCGACGTCGGGCGCGTCCGGGCCGCCCGCGAGGCGATTGGCCCGGAGGTCGCCCTGTTCGTCGATGCCAACGGGGCCTATTCACGGAAACAGGCGCTTTCCCTCGCCGAATCGTTCGGCGAGCAGGGGGTCTGTTACTTCGAGGAACCGGTGTCGTCGGACGATCGGGAAGGGCTCGCGATGCTTCGCAACCGAGTGCCGGCCCGCATGGACATTGCCGCGGGTGAGTATGCGTTCGATGAGTTTGACATGCTGCAGCTCTTGCGGGATGGCGCCGTCGATCTCCTGCAGGCCGACGCCACCCGCTGCCTGGGGATCTCCGGGTTCCTCCGGGCCGGCGTGCTGGCCGAGACGTTCCAGGTCCCCCTCTCGGCTCACTGCGCCCCGAGCCTGCACTCCCCGCTCTGCTGTGCCGTGGTGGGCGCGGTGCATGCGGAAGATTTCTTCGATCACGCTCGCATCGAAACCCGGGTGTTCGAGGGCGCCCCGAGGCCCGATCGCGGGGTCCTCCGCCCCGATCGGACGCGGCCCGGCCTGGGCCTGGAGTTCAGGCGGGCCGACGCCGAACCCTTCGCGATCTGA